GAGCTCAAGCGATTGGTCAACGGCTCGTCGGCGACCCTGGACACCGCCTCCGTCGGCGTGAGCGCGGGCTCCTTCTACACCCTGCGATTGGAGGTCAACGGCTCAACCCTGCGTGGGTACGTCAACGGCGCACTGCTGGCCGAAGCGACCGACACCCGCTGGGCCAGCGGGCGGGTCGGCGTCGCCACCTTCTACACGACCGCCAGTTTCGACGACGTGGCGGTGACCACCGCCAGTGGCGGCGAGCCGACGCCGACGAGCAGCCCGACGGGCGAACCGACCTCCGGCCCGACGAATCCGCCGCAGCCCAACGTCGCGGACGGTTGGGCGTCGGTCAACGCCTGGGGCCAGAACGGCACCAGCGGCGGCGCCGGCGGGTCGACCGTGACCGTCACCAGCGCGTCGGCCTTCCTGTCGGCGATCGCACAGGTCGGTCCGCGGATCATCCAGGTGCAGGGGATGCTGACGCTGCCCGGCCCGATGCACGACGTGACGTCGGACAAGACGATCGTCGGCGTGGGCTCCGGCTCCGGCCTGACCGGCGGCGGCCTCAACGTCGGCCTGGCGATCGACGACGGCATCACCGCGCCGCCCGCCAACGCCGTGCACAACGTGATCATCCGGAACCTGAACTTCCGCGGTTGGCCCGACGACGCGATCAACGTGCAGATGTTCAGCCACCACGTGTGGATCGACCACAACACCTGGACGACGGGGGCGGACGGCGGCGTCGACATCAAGCGCGGCTCCTCCTACGTCACCGTCTCCTACAACCACGCGGACGGCACCAACAAGAACATGCTGCTCGGCCACGACGATTCCAACGCGGCGCAGGACGTCGGCCGGCTCAAGGTCTCCTACCACCACAACTGGTTCGACAGCACCACGCAGCGCAACCCGCGGGTCCGCTTCGGCGACCAGGTGCACGTCTACAACAACTACTACAGCGACACCGGCGACTACGGCGTCGCGTCCACGGAGAACGCCGGCGTGATCGTCGAGGGCAACGCCTTCGTGAACGTCGACGACCCGTTCCACCTTGGCGAGGCCGATTCGGGCCCGGGCCGGCTGGTGGCCCGCGACAACTCCTTCACCAACTCCGGCACCGGTCAGACGGGCGGCAGCGTCTCCGCCGTCTCCTATTCCTATTCCCTCCTTCCGTGCGCCCAGGTCCAGGCGGCTGTGACTGCGCAGGCCGGCACAGGCCGGATCTAACCCCTAGGAGACATCATGGGTACGACAAAAAGACGAGGGATCATCGCGGTCCTGGCGGCCGCGCTGGCCGCGGTGATCGTGGCATTCGGGCTCGGCGGGACGGCACAGGCCGCGACGCTGTTCGCCGACGACTTCAACGACAACTCCGCCGACGGCTGGTCGAAGTCGGGCGGCGACTGGGCCGTGGTCAGTGACGGTTCGCCGACCTTCACCCAGTCGAAGACCGACAGCGAGTTGGCCCGCGAGTTCGCCGGGTCAACGGGCTGGACGTCCTACTCGGTGCAGGCCCGGGTGAAGCCACTGGGCTTCAGCGGCAGCAACCGGGTGGTGGCTCTGGCCGCGCGCTCGTCGTCGGCCACCAAGATGTATCGGCTCGCGCTCACCAACGCCAACCGCGCCGAACTCCAGGCGGTCGACGGCTCATCGGTCACGGTGATCGGCTCGGCGGCGCTGACAGTGTCCGTCGGCACCTGGTACACCCTGCGCATCGACGCCGACGGCAGCACGATCTCCGGTTTCGTCAACGGCACCCGGATCGGGTCGGGCAGCAACAGCGCACACAGCGCGGGCCGGATCGGCCTGGTGACCGTGTTCGCCTCGGCGCGGTTCGACGACGTGGTGGTCAGCACGGCGGGCTCGACACCGCCGACCGGGAACCCGACGAACCCGCCGACGAGCAACCCGCCCACGGGGCCGCCCACCCAGCCGCAAACTGGTCTGGTCGGCTGGGCGACCCAGGGCGGCGGCACGAACGGCGGCGGCAGCGCTTCGGCAACGACGGTGACGAGCTCGTCGGCGTTGTCCAGCGCGGTCTCGGGCAGCACGGCGCGGGTGGTCCGGGTCTCGGGCACGATCTCGTGCTCCGGGATGATCACGGTCGGGTCGAACAAGACGATCCTCGGCAACTCGGGTGCGGTCATCGCCGGCTGCGGCCTCAACGTCTCCAACGCCAGCAACGTGATCATCCGCAACATCTCGTTCCGCGACTGGGACGACGACGCGGTCAACGTCCAGTACTCCACCCGCGTCTGGGTCGACCACAACAGCTTCACCAACGGCTACGACGGCGCCGTCGACGTCAAGCGGGCGTCCGACTTCGTGACGATCTCGTGGAACCGGGTCTACGGCCACGACAAGTCGATGCTGCTGGGTCACAGCGACGACAACGCCGGTGAGGATGTCGGGCACCTGCGGGTGACCTACCACCACAACTGGTTCGACGGCTCCGGCACCCGGCACCCGCGGGTCCGGTTCGGCAACCCGGTGCACGTCTACAACAACTATTACAACGGCAACGAGTACGGCGTCGCGTCCACCATGGACGCGGGCGTGCTGGTCGAGGGCAACTACTTCGAGAACGTCGACGACCCGACGCTGGTCGGCTACGCCGACTCGGACCCGGGCGACCTCGTGCAGCGCAACAACGTGTTCGTCGGCTCCGGCACGCCACAGAGCGCCGGCAGCACGGCGAGCATCCCCTACTCCTACCAACTCGACAACGCCAGCGGCGTGAAGTCGACCGTCACCGCAGGGGCCGGCGCGGGCCGGATCAACCCCTGATCTGATCGGGGTGGCGGGGTGGCCGGCGCGGCCACCCCGCCACTGCGTGTTGGCGGTGCCCGGCCGCCGCGCCGGCGGCGCTGGACAGCGTCAGCCACGCGCCGCGGCGCTGGCGGCGCTGGGACCCGCGTCAACGATGGCTCTGCCGCGGCGCTGCCTGTGGATTCGCCGCCGTGCTGGCGATGGGGGACGGTGTTCGCGGGTGGCTTCGCCGCCGTTGGTCGCGGCGGGGGATGGTGTTGTCGGTGGCTTCGCTTCCGCGGTGGCGGCGGGGGATGGTGTTGGCGGAGGCTTCGCCTCCGTCGTGGCGGTGCGGATGGCGGTGGCTTCGCCTCCGCGGTGGCGGTGGGGGATGGTGTTTGCGGGTGGCTTCGCCGCCGTTGGCGGCGACGGCGCGGGATGGTGTTGGCGGTGGCTTCGCCGCCGTGTGGCGGTGGGGGGATGGCGTTGGCGGGTGGCTTCGCCGCCGTTGGCGGCGACGGCGCGGGATGGTGTTGGCGGTGGCTTCGCCGCCGTGTGGCGGTGGGGGACGGTGTTGGCGGGTGGCTTCGCCGCCGTTGGTGGCGACGGCCCGGAATGCGGTAAGCGGTGGCTTCGCCGCCGTCGTGGCGGTGCGGATGGCGGTGGCTTCGCCTCCGCGTTGGCGGGCGGGGGGATGGTGTTGGCGGTGGCTTCGCCGCCGTTGGCGGCGACGGCGGGGGATGGTGTTGGCGGTGGCTTCGCCTCCGCGCTGACGGCGCCGGACGGCCTCAGCCACCCGCCGCGGCGCTGACAGCGCCGTAGCCGGCAGAGACCCGCAACGATGTGGTCGCCGCGGTCGCCGCGGTCGCCGCGGTCGCCGCTTGGGCGCGTTCCTAATAACGCCGCACCGCAGCGGCGGTCCAGCCGTCGTGGCGGCGGGCGGTACCAGCTCCCGGCCGAGTGTCAGCGGGGCAGGACCGCGTCTGCCACCTCGGCTCGGCTGAGCAGCCGGTCAGAGACCAGCACGGATAGCTGCCGGACCACCGGCGCGGCTGGTGTGACAGTCAGCGGGTGGTCGAAGGCGAGCGCGGCGCACACCCCGGGATAGATCCCGGTGCGCACGAACCACCGATCGTCGCCGGCGAGACCCCGGAACACCAGCGTGTAGGGGCCCGGGCCGGTCAGTGCCAGCCACGGCGCCGCACTGCCGTTGACGGCCTCCTCGCCGTCGGCGTCGGCGGTGAAGGTGTGCGTCTCGCCCGGCGCCGCCCGCCAGAAGAACCCGCCGTAGCCGGCACCGTCGGGCCGGCCGTTGGTTGCCGGGCTGCCCAGCGCGACCGGCCGGTCGGCGCTCAGCGTGAAGCCGAACGACAGCTCCCACCCCAGCGGGGCGGCAACGGCAGAGAGGTGCCGTTCCTCGCGGAGCAGGACCGCTCCGCCTTTGTCGCGCCACTCGAGGCGCTCGGCGATGCCGTCGTCGGTCGGCAGCCAGCCGGTGTGCACGATCGCGCCGTGGTCGTCGAGCCAGGTGTAGCCCCGGTCGCGCACGTAGGTGCGACCACCCCACAGGTTGGCCCCGGCCACGTCCTGCATCGCCACCGAGACGCCGAGGTGCCAGGTGTGGTCGGCGGGCGTGACGTCGGTGACCGGCGTGCCGGCCAGGGTCCGCACCGGGTGCAAATAGGGGCGGGGCCCGTCGGTCGGCGCGACGTCGGGATGAGCCACATAGGACGCGACGGCGACACCGTCGACGGTCAAGGTCGTCATCCGACCACCGTCTCCCGATAGCCACGCAGCGCCGCGTCGAGCACCTCGTCGCCCGGTCGCGCCCACACCTCGGCCGAGAACACCTCGACCTCGACCGGGCCGGTGTAGCCGGCGGCGTCGACTGCGCGGCGGAACCTCCGGTTGTCGACGCAGCCGTCGCCCGGCAGGCCGCGGCCGAGCAGCACCCCGGCGGGCAGCGGGGTGACCCAGTCGGCGACCTGGAAGCAGGCGATCCGACTCTCCCGGCCGGCGCGCGCGATCTGCGCCCAGACCTGGTCGTCCCACCACAGGTGGTAGGTGTCGACGACCACCCCGGCCGCGTCGACCGGGTGCGGTGCGACCAAGTCCAAGGCCTGGCCGAGGGTGGAGACCACGCACCGGTCGGCAGCGAACATGGGATGCAAGGGCTCGAGCGCGAGGCGTACGCCGGCGGATTGGGCATGTGGAACGAGCCGGCCGATCGCGTCGCCGACGTGGGCGCGGGCGCTGTCGAGGTCGCGGCTGCCCGCCGGGAGGCCGCCGGAGACCAGCACCAGGGCCGGCGCGCCGAGGGTTGCCGCCTCGTCGATGGCGCGGCGGTTGTCGTCGAACCAGCCTTCGTCGGTGAAGAAGCCGCCGCGGCACAGCGAGGTGACGGCGAGGCCTGCGTCGCGTACTAGAGAAGCGGTTTTGTCCAGACCGAACGCGGCGGTCTCCTCGCGCCAGAGGCCGACGCCGCGCACGCCGGCGCGGACGCACCCGGCGACCAGGTCGGGCAGCGGCCAGTGCTTGGTGGTGGCCGAGTTGAGCGCGAACCGGGCGGTCATTGCGTCACCCCGACCGTGGTCAGCCAGGCCCGCGCGCGGAATGCGGCCAGGTCGGCATCGGGCAGCACCCCGGCGGCGTCGGCGAGCCTGATCAGGGTGGCCAGATGTTGCGGCGAGCGGCCGCTCTGCAACCCGCCGACCATCGTGAAGTGGCTCTGGTGGCCGGCCAGCCAGGCGAGGAAGACGATGCCGGTCTTGTAGTAGAAGGTTGGCGGGCCGAAGACGTGCCGGGCGAGCGGCACGGTGGGGGCGAAGATGCGGTCGTATTCGCGCTCGTCGCCCGCGTCGAGTGCGCGCAGGGCTGCCGCCGCCGGTGCCGCGATCGCCGCGAAGATGCCCAGCAGCGCGTCGGAGTAGCCGGCGCTGTCGCCCTTGATGAGCTGCGGATAGTGGAAGTCGTCGCCGGTGTAGAGCCGGACCGGGGCGGGCAGCCGGTTGCGCAGGTCGACTTCGAACGCCTCATCGAGCAGCGACACCTTGATGCCGTCGATCTTGCCCTGGTGTCCCTCGATCAACCGGAGGACCGTCGAAACCGGGTCGGCACCCCAGTAACCCGCCAACGCCGGGTCGAACATCTCGCCGAGCCAGTGCAGCACGACGCGGCCGTCGACCTCGCGCAACAAGGACGCGTATACGTCGAGATAGTCGTCGGCGTGTCGGGCCGTGGCGGCCAGGTGGCGGCTGCACATCAGCACCGGCGTCGCGCCGGTCGCCTGCACATCGGCGAGCTGCTCCGCGTAGGCCTTGCGGACCTCGTCGAGGGTGGCCGGGCCGGGCGGGAGCTGGTCGGTGGCGACGCCGGCGACGATCGGCCCGGTCGCCTCGCGCGCGCTGCGCCGAACCAGCTCCCGGGTCGCGGGGTAATCCAGGCCCATGCCGCGCTGTGCGGTGTCCATCGCCTCGGCGACGCCGAACCCGTGTGCCCACAGGTGGTGCCGGAACGCCAGGGTGGCCTCCCAGTCGAGAGCGGCCGGCGCACCCGGCGTGTTGTCGGCCCGCGGGTCGGCGACGACATGCGCGGCGGCGTAGGCGATCCGGCTGGTGAACGGCTTGCCGGGCGAGGCATAGGCCGCACCCGCCCCGCTGAACCGGAACTCGCCGTCGGGCAGGACAACCGTGCTCATGCCGCCAGCTCCGGCACTTCGAACCGCCTGCCCTCGCGCGCCGACCGCTGCCCGAGCTCGGCGAGCTGCACGCCGCGGGCGCCGGCCCAGAGGTCCCAGGTGTAGGGAGTGCCTTCGACCACGTGGCGCAGGAACAGCTCCCACTGCTCGAGGAACCCGTTGCGGAACTCCTCGTTGTCGGGCACGACCTGCCACTGCTCGCGGAACCGCTCGGTGGCCGGCAGGTCGGGGTTCCACACCGGCTTGGGCGTCATCGACCGGTGCTGCACCCGGCAGTTGCGCAACCCGGCGACCGCGCTGCCCTCGGTGCCGTCGACCTGGAACTCGACCAGCTCGTCGCGGTAGACGCGGACCGCCCACGAGGAGTTGACCTGGGCGACGATGCCGCCGTCGAGCTCGAAGATGCCGTAGGCGGCGTCGTCGGCGGTCGCGTCGTAGGGCTGGCCGGACTCGTCCCAGCGGCGCGGGATGTGGGTGGTCACGTGGGCGGTGACGGCCCGGACCGGCGCGAAGATCTGCTCCAACACGTAGTGCCAGTGCGGGAACATGTCGACGGTGATGCCGCCGCCGTCGGCCGTGCGGTAGTTCCAGGACGGGCGCTGGGCGGGCTGCCAGTCGCCCTCGAACACCCAGTAGCCGAACTCGCCCCGGACGCTCAGGATGCGACCGAAGAAACCGCCCTTGACCAGCCGGTCGAGCTTGCGCAGGCCGGGCAGGAAGAGCTTGTCCTGCACGACGCCGTGCTTGACGCCGGCCGCGTCGGCCAGTCTCGCCAGCTCGACGGCGCCGGCCAGGTCGCCGGCGGTGGGTTTCTCGGTGTAGATGTGCTTGCCGGCCGCGACCGCCGCCCGGATCGCCTTCTCGCGGGCGTTGGTCACCTGCGCGTCGAAGTAGATCTCCACGTCGGGCCGGGCCAGCGCAGCGCCCAGGTCGGTGGTCCACTCGGTCAGGCCGTGCCGTTGCGCGATCGCCCGGAGCTTGGCGTCGTCGCGCCCCACCAGCACCGGCTCGGGCCACAGCAGCGAGCCGTCGCGCAGCGGCAGCCCGCCGGCCTCGCGGATCGCCAGCAACGAGCGGACCAAGTGCTGGCGGTAGCCCATCCGCCCGGTCACTCCGTTGAGGACGATCCCGATGGTTCTGCGGTCCACGACCAACCTCCTCAGGTAAGCGCTTTCCTGGGAAGGTAGCGAGCGGCGTGGATGCAGGCAAGGGCTTTCCCTTATGATCTAGGGGTGGCTACGCTGGACGACGTCGCGCGGCGCGCGGGTGTCTCGACCGCGACCGCCTCCCGCATCATCAACGGCAGCAGCAAGCCGGTCAGCGCGGCCCTGCGCGACCGCGTCGAGGCGGCGGTCATCGACCTGCACTACGTGCCCAACGCACACGCCCGGTTGCTGGCCCGCTCCGAACGCACCGCCGTCGGCGTCGTCGTGCACGACGTCTCCGACCCCTACTTCGCCGAGATCACCCGCGGCCTGCAACGGGTCGCCACGGCCGACGGCCGGCTGGTCATCATCTGCAACTCCTACCGCGATCCGGCTCGCGAGCTCGACTACGTCGAACTGCTGCGCGGCCACCAGGTGGCGGCGATGGTGCTGGCCGGTTCGGGCTACCACGACCCGGTCTTCGCCCGCGACCTACGCGGCACGCTGCGCGCCTACGAACTGGGCGGCGGTCGGGTCGCGGTCATCGGCCGCCACGCCCGCACCGGCGACGCGGTCGTCCCCGACAACGAGCCGGGCGGCTACCTGGCGGGGGAGCACCTCTACACCCTGGGCCACCGGGAGATCGCGGTGATCGCCGGCCCGCGCAACCTGACCACCACGACCGACCGCCTGGCCGGCCTGCGCCGGGCCGCCCGCGCCCATCGCCGCCCACCCCCGAAGGTCGTCTACGCCGACTTCGACCGCGACAGGGGCGAGTCGGCGACGGCGGCGCTGCTGGCGGCCCACCCAAAGGTGACGGCGATCGCGGCACTCAACGACTCGATGGCGGTCGGCGCGCTGGCCCACCTGCGCGGCGTCGACCGGCGGATCAGCGTGATCGGCTTCGACGACATGCCGATCGCCCGCGATGTCACGCCGGCCCTGACCACGATCCGCCTACCCCTGGCCGACATGGGCGCGATGGCCATGTCCCTGGCCTTGTCGCCGCACTCGACCGAGCCACGCGTGGAACGCGTACCCGCACAGCTTGTCGAACGGGAAAGCACTTTCCCGCCAGAGTGAATCAGGCCAGCGGGCTCAGGTGCGGGTCGAGGCGCCGGACCGTCGCTGTCGCCGCGGGTTCCTTGTAAGGTGCGACGCCGCCGCCTTGGCGCTTTGCCGCGTACATTGCGATGTCTGCCGTTCGGAGCAGTTCGCCTGATCGTGCGTCGGCCAGGTGCGTGTCGGTGACGCCGATGCTGACCCCCAGCCGGATCTGGGTGTCGGCGACCCGCGACGGGCAGGTGACTGCCAGGTGGATTCGCCAGGCGAGCTCGACGGCCTCGGTGAGCGACGCGGACGGGAGCAGGATCGCGAACTCGTCGCCGCCCAGCCGGGCCAGCACCTGGCTCGGGGTGAGCACGTTGCGGATGCGGTCGGCGGTCTGCACCAGGACCTGGTCGCCCGCGGCGTGGCCGACGCTGTCGTTGACCTCTTTGAAGCCGTCGAGGTCGAGCAGGAGCAGCGACCCCGACGACAGGCCGTCAAGGTGTTCGTAGAGCGCCCGGCGGTTGGGCAGGCCGGTCAGGTCGTCCGTGCGGGCCTGCTGATAGACGTCGCGCAAGTCGCGTAGCTCCTTGAAAGTAAGACCAGCCCGGGCGAAAACGGCGAGGACACATGCCGCGGCCAGGGAGCTGCTCAGCGCCGGCAGGTTGCCCGACTGGCCGATGGTCAGCAGGAGCAGGCTGCTGACCGAGAAGAACGCGGGCACGGCCAGGGTCGGCCAGGCCACGATCGACGGCGTGCTCGGCCGGGCGGCGGTGGGTTCGGGGGTGGGCGCGAACGCCAGCAGGGTCGGCAGCGCCAGCGACAGCACGACCAGGTAGCCGGCCCCGGCGTAGGGCTGGAGGGCCAGCATGCCCTGGGTGATGCACGCCGCGGCGAAGGCCGCCACCACGAAGGCCTGCGTGCGGTCCAGGCGCGCGCGTCCCGCGGTGACGAGCAGGATCAGAACGACAAAGACCAGCACACCAGCCAGGTGTACGCCGATCCGCTCACTGTCCCGGCCGTCTACACAGGCCAGCGCCGTGATGCCCAGGGTGGTGGCGAGACCGTCGAGCCAGTCGGCGCCGTTGAAGACGGATCGGCGGCCGGAGAGCTCGTGGCCGGCTTGCCGCAGGAGGGCTACGAACAGGTAGAGCAGCAGGAAGCCGACCACGGTCAGGTAGTCGCCGGCGGCGGTGTGGAACGGTTCGCTCCCCGCTGCCCAGACGTTGCCGGCGAGCAGGGTTGCCATGGCGGCGCCCGCTGCTGTCCACGCGGCGCGTTGCGGGCCGCCGGCGTGCGCGTGCAGCAGGCAGATGGCCGCGCACGCGGCAAAGGGGACGGTGGTCAGGACCAGCGTGACGGGTCCGGCGCCGAGGGTGCCGGTCGCCGCCATCAGCCCGAGCAACACCACGACGCCAGCCGCGGACGCGCGAAGTGCCTGTCGCGCGGGGTAGCCGCGCAACTGCGGCGTCCGGGCTTTCGGCACGGGAACTCCACGTCGGATCGCAGGCTGGACCTTGGCTGGGCAGGTGGTGCGCACGCGTTGTCCGCCTTACGCGGCCATCAGCCCTTCACCACCGCGGTACATATAGAACATCTTCCCGGTCTGGGCCCTCGCCTCGCAAGAGCAAATGCACGTGCAAATGCGCTGAGCGTACGTGCGTCGTCGCGTACGTGCATCTTCCTGTGAGAATGCACGTGCATTAGGCTCCGGCCTGCGGGGGCCGGAGTGTCCTCACCGAACGTCGAAGGTGGACATGAAGATCGAAAATGGCGTCGCGGCAACCGACCTCGACGGTGTGACCTGGCAGAAGAGCCGCTACAGCGGGGCACAGGGCGACTGCGTCGA
This genomic interval from Asanoa ferruginea contains the following:
- a CDS encoding pectate lyase family protein, producing the protein MLPNQAWRAPLVALAAALAAAALVLGVTTGASAATLLTDDFEDGNSAGWTANGGSWAVATDGSRVLRQSSTGSDARSLAGTATWTDYAVQTRVKPVSFNGANRFVAVLARVQSSTSYYYLALRSNNTVELKRLVNGSSATLDTASVGVSAGSFYTLRLEVNGSTLRGYVNGALLAEATDTRWASGRVGVATFYTTASFDDVAVTTASGGEPTPTSSPTGEPTSGPTNPPQPNVADGWASVNAWGQNGTSGGAGGSTVTVTSASAFLSAIAQVGPRIIQVQGMLTLPGPMHDVTSDKTIVGVGSGSGLTGGGLNVGLAIDDGITAPPANAVHNVIIRNLNFRGWPDDAINVQMFSHHVWIDHNTWTTGADGGVDIKRGSSYVTVSYNHADGTNKNMLLGHDDSNAAQDVGRLKVSYHHNWFDSTTQRNPRVRFGDQVHVYNNYYSDTGDYGVASTENAGVIVEGNAFVNVDDPFHLGEADSGPGRLVARDNSFTNSGTGQTGGSVSAVSYSYSLLPCAQVQAAVTAQAGTGRI
- a CDS encoding pectate lyase family protein — protein: MGTTKRRGIIAVLAAALAAVIVAFGLGGTAQAATLFADDFNDNSADGWSKSGGDWAVVSDGSPTFTQSKTDSELAREFAGSTGWTSYSVQARVKPLGFSGSNRVVALAARSSSATKMYRLALTNANRAELQAVDGSSVTVIGSAALTVSVGTWYTLRIDADGSTISGFVNGTRIGSGSNSAHSAGRIGLVTVFASARFDDVVVSTAGSTPPTGNPTNPPTSNPPTGPPTQPQTGLVGWATQGGGTNGGGSASATTVTSSSALSSAVSGSTARVVRVSGTISCSGMITVGSNKTILGNSGAVIAGCGLNVSNASNVIIRNISFRDWDDDAVNVQYSTRVWVDHNSFTNGYDGAVDVKRASDFVTISWNRVYGHDKSMLLGHSDDNAGEDVGHLRVTYHHNWFDGSGTRHPRVRFGNPVHVYNNYYNGNEYGVASTMDAGVLVEGNYFENVDDPTLVGYADSDPGDLVQRNNVFVGSGTPQSAGSTASIPYSYQLDNASGVKSTVTAGAGAGRINP
- a CDS encoding PmoA family protein, which gives rise to MTTLTVDGVAVASYVAHPDVAPTDGPRPYLHPVRTLAGTPVTDVTPADHTWHLGVSVAMQDVAGANLWGGRTYVRDRGYTWLDDHGAIVHTGWLPTDDGIAERLEWRDKGGAVLLREERHLSAVAAPLGWELSFGFTLSADRPVALGSPATNGRPDGAGYGGFFWRAAPGETHTFTADADGEEAVNGSAAPWLALTGPGPYTLVFRGLAGDDRWFVRTGIYPGVCAALAFDHPLTVTPAAPVVRQLSVLVSDRLLSRAEVADAVLPR
- a CDS encoding sugar phosphate isomerase/epimerase family protein; its protein translation is MTARFALNSATTKHWPLPDLVAGCVRAGVRGVGLWREETAAFGLDKTASLVRDAGLAVTSLCRGGFFTDEGWFDDNRRAIDEAATLGAPALVLVSGGLPAGSRDLDSARAHVGDAIGRLVPHAQSAGVRLALEPLHPMFAADRCVVSTLGQALDLVAPHPVDAAGVVVDTYHLWWDDQVWAQIARAGRESRIACFQVADWVTPLPAGVLLGRGLPGDGCVDNRRFRRAVDAAGYTGPVEVEVFSAEVWARPGDEVLDAALRGYRETVVG
- a CDS encoding dihydrodipicolinate synthase family protein, which gives rise to MSTVVLPDGEFRFSGAGAAYASPGKPFTSRIAYAAAHVVADPRADNTPGAPAALDWEATLAFRHHLWAHGFGVAEAMDTAQRGMGLDYPATRELVRRSAREATGPIVAGVATDQLPPGPATLDEVRKAYAEQLADVQATGATPVLMCSRHLAATARHADDYLDVYASLLREVDGRVVLHWLGEMFDPALAGYWGADPVSTVLRLIEGHQGKIDGIKVSLLDEAFEVDLRNRLPAPVRLYTGDDFHYPQLIKGDSAGYSDALLGIFAAIAAPAAAALRALDAGDEREYDRIFAPTVPLARHVFGPPTFYYKTGIVFLAWLAGHQSHFTMVGGLQSGRSPQHLATLIRLADAAGVLPDADLAAFRARAWLTTVGVTQ
- a CDS encoding Gfo/Idh/MocA family protein, which gives rise to MDRRTIGIVLNGVTGRMGYRQHLVRSLLAIREAGGLPLRDGSLLWPEPVLVGRDDAKLRAIAQRHGLTEWTTDLGAALARPDVEIYFDAQVTNAREKAIRAAVAAGKHIYTEKPTAGDLAGAVELARLADAAGVKHGVVQDKLFLPGLRKLDRLVKGGFFGRILSVRGEFGYWVFEGDWQPAQRPSWNYRTADGGGITVDMFPHWHYVLEQIFAPVRAVTAHVTTHIPRRWDESGQPYDATADDAAYGIFELDGGIVAQVNSSWAVRVYRDELVEFQVDGTEGSAVAGLRNCRVQHRSMTPKPVWNPDLPATERFREQWQVVPDNEEFRNGFLEQWELFLRHVVEGTPYTWDLWAGARGVQLAELGQRSAREGRRFEVPELAA
- a CDS encoding LacI family DNA-binding transcriptional regulator — encoded protein: MATLDDVARRAGVSTATASRIINGSSKPVSAALRDRVEAAVIDLHYVPNAHARLLARSERTAVGVVVHDVSDPYFAEITRGLQRVATADGRLVIICNSYRDPARELDYVELLRGHQVAAMVLAGSGYHDPVFARDLRGTLRAYELGGGRVAVIGRHARTGDAVVPDNEPGGYLAGEHLYTLGHREIAVIAGPRNLTTTTDRLAGLRRAARAHRRPPPKVVYADFDRDRGESATAALLAAHPKVTAIAALNDSMAVGALAHLRGVDRRISVIGFDDMPIARDVTPALTTIRLPLADMGAMAMSLALSPHSTEPRVERVPAQLVERESTFPPE
- a CDS encoding GGDEF domain-containing protein; protein product: MPKARTPQLRGYPARQALRASAAGVVVLLGLMAATGTLGAGPVTLVLTTVPFAACAAICLLHAHAGGPQRAAWTAAGAAMATLLAGNVWAAGSEPFHTAAGDYLTVVGFLLLYLFVALLRQAGHELSGRRSVFNGADWLDGLATTLGITALACVDGRDSERIGVHLAGVLVFVVLILLVTAGRARLDRTQAFVVAAFAAACITQGMLALQPYAGAGYLVVLSLALPTLLAFAPTPEPTAARPSTPSIVAWPTLAVPAFFSVSSLLLLTIGQSGNLPALSSSLAAACVLAVFARAGLTFKELRDLRDVYQQARTDDLTGLPNRRALYEHLDGLSSGSLLLLDLDGFKEVNDSVGHAAGDQVLVQTADRIRNVLTPSQVLARLGGDEFAILLPSASLTEAVELAWRIHLAVTCPSRVADTQIRLGVSIGVTDTHLADARSGELLRTADIAMYAAKRQGGGVAPYKEPAATATVRRLDPHLSPLA